Genomic segment of Synechococcus sp. A15-28:
GGAAGTGACTCAATCCATCCAGCACGGCCGCAAGGCTGGGATGACCTGAGAACAGCACCCGTTTCTGCTGGGGATGCCGCACAAGGCAGGAATCATGGTCTGCCGGCACCACCGTCGCGGGCAGACCCCGGAGCAGCTCTCCATCTCCCTGCTGACTCGCCATCACCATCACGTTCTCCAGGGGCAGCTCCCATTGCAGAGCGAGGTGACGAATAGCCTCACCGCGGGATGCCAGCCGGGGCAGGACATCGAGGTACCAATGGCAGCGCCGTTGAGGCCGGGCCGACAGCCCCTCCCGCCTCAACCTCTGACGCACATGATTCAACACCGATGCATCAGGTTGACGCTGCAGGTAACTCAGCTTCCAGGGCCCCTGATGCTCCTCGGTCTGGGGTTCTAGAAGGTCATGGAGATCATCCATCACTGCCTTGACTGAGGCGCGGTCCCAGTCGGCACTGATCTGCCGCTCCCAGGTTTGATCGAGCTGCAGATCCTCCCCCAGGTGAATCTCACTCCCCGCCCGGCTGATCCAGACCAACGGCGATGGCAAATGCAGATCGCCATAGCGCTGCTGAGCCGCCGCCAGGGATCGACCGGTCAGGATCCCCAGGCCGTAGCGCTGACCATCGCGTTCCAGTTGGCTGCGCAGTGCCGTCAGCGAAGGTCCATCAGGCAGATCCAGGGTGCTGTCGAGATCGAGCAACAGCAGATGATCCGGTCGCTGCAACGTCGCCGGAGAACCCTGAGGCTTCGAACGGGCTGATGGACGCTGATTCAACTGGGCTTGCATCAATCCCAGGTAACGGCAGACATGGGCATCCCAGCTGAAATGTCGCGACACCGCTTCCACGCCGTTGTCGCTCCAGCGCCGCCAACGACTGGCATCCTTACCGGCCCGCTCCAGCGCCTCCTGCAACGCTCCGGCATCGGTCACATCCACCAACAGACCGTTCTCACAGCGGGCCTGAATGTCTCGAGGACCACCGTCATCCGTCGCAACCATCGGCAGACCACAGGCCGCGGCCTCCAGCAGCGTGAGACCGAATGGCTCCGTCAGCGCTGGATTGACGAACACACCTTGCCGTTGGGCAGCCCAGCGGTAAAAGGCCGGCACCTGGCAACGGCGATGCTGCTTCGGGTACGCGACGGAGCCGTAAAGGTCATAGCGATCGACAAGATCGAACACCTGCTGGAACACATCCCGTTGCTGCTTCTCCAGCTGTCGGGGATCGTCCCGACACCCCAGCACCAGCACGAGGTTGTGGCGGTCGCGCAACACCGATGAGGCACCGAAGGCCTCCAGCAGGGCCGGGATGTTCTTGCGGCGGACGGCACGGGAAATCGCCAGCAACGGTGGCTTGTTGGGATCGCGAAGAAAGGGGCAAAGCAACTGATCCAACGCATCCCCTTCCGCTTCCGCTGCCACGGGATGAAAGCGTCCGGCATCCACGCCGGGCGGAATCACCTGGGCAAGATCACGACGGAACTGGGCATAGCGGGCGTATTGCAGGTCCGCTTCCTGCTGCGTGCTGGTGATCACCAGATCCGCCTGGGTCAGAGCCTGCTCCTCCGCATCAATGCGTCGGCTCATGGCATAAGCCTGCTCAATCTGTTGACGATCGCCACCGCCGGCGAGAAGACGACGTTGCTTTTCCCGTCCGAGGGAATGACCGGTGAACACCAGGGGGAGATCAAGCCGTTGGCTCACCAGGGCCCCGACAAACCCCGCATCGGCGTAGTGGGCATGGATCCAGTCCACCTCCTGACCGGGCTGGCTGAGGTGATACACGAGCTGATCGGCAAGATCCTCCAGATGTGGCCACAGCTGTTCCTTGCGCAGATAGCGCTTCGGACCAAACGGAAAACGCAGGATGCGAGCGTCGGGAGCCATCACCTCCACAGAACGGCCATAGTCAGCAGCAACCCGACGGTCCTGCACAAGACGGGTCACCACATCGACCCGCTCAACCTCAGGACGCTGGGCCAGGCTTCGGACCAGATCGAGGACGTAGAGCGTTTGGCCGCCGGTATCCGCGTCACGACCAAGCTCAAGATCCCGTGAACGGAACAGACCGTGCAAGTGCAGATGAAGGACGCGGACACCCCTTCCCATTGCTGCGATCCATCGAACATCGACGGTGTCAAAGGACACCGTTGCTTTGTCTCTAGGGAGAAAAAACGAGCCGAAAGTTGAAAAAAATGTGACGGATCGACGTTCAAACGTGCCTTGGTTTGTCGAAAACAGTGATCAACACTGACATTCAGGAACCTCTGCTGAACGCATCAACCAAGGATCAATTGTGAAGAACAAGCAATGTCAGAGCTTGTTGCTGACATCCACC
This window contains:
- a CDS encoding HAD family hydrolase — translated: MGRGVRVLHLHLHGLFRSRDLELGRDADTGGQTLYVLDLVRSLAQRPEVERVDVVTRLVQDRRVAADYGRSVEVMAPDARILRFPFGPKRYLRKEQLWPHLEDLADQLVYHLSQPGQEVDWIHAHYADAGFVGALVSQRLDLPLVFTGHSLGREKQRRLLAGGGDRQQIEQAYAMSRRIDAEEQALTQADLVITSTQQEADLQYARYAQFRRDLAQVIPPGVDAGRFHPVAAEAEGDALDQLLCPFLRDPNKPPLLAISRAVRRKNIPALLEAFGASSVLRDRHNLVLVLGCRDDPRQLEKQQRDVFQQVFDLVDRYDLYGSVAYPKQHRRCQVPAFYRWAAQRQGVFVNPALTEPFGLTLLEAAACGLPMVATDDGGPRDIQARCENGLLVDVTDAGALQEALERAGKDASRWRRWSDNGVEAVSRHFSWDAHVCRYLGLMQAQLNQRPSARSKPQGSPATLQRPDHLLLLDLDSTLDLPDGPSLTALRSQLERDGQRYGLGILTGRSLAAAQQRYGDLHLPSPLVWISRAGSEIHLGEDLQLDQTWERQISADWDRASVKAVMDDLHDLLEPQTEEHQGPWKLSYLQRQPDASVLNHVRQRLRREGLSARPQRRCHWYLDVLPRLASRGEAIRHLALQWELPLENVMVMASQQGDGELLRGLPATVVPADHDSCLVRHPQQKRVLFSGHPSLAAVLDGLSHFRFPSQR